The following proteins are encoded in a genomic region of Bradyrhizobium sp. SK17:
- a CDS encoding DUF2934 domain-containing protein, which translates to MTGPTEQEIRTRAYELWKDAGEPPGQMDQLWYQAEKELLARKAANGNGNGSGNGKSEAEAHGELSRHKPTTYQ; encoded by the coding sequence ATGACAGGTCCCACCGAGCAAGAAATTCGCACCCGCGCCTATGAGCTGTGGAAGGATGCCGGCGAACCGCCGGGCCAGATGGATCAACTCTGGTACCAGGCCGAAAAGGAATTGCTGGCGCGCAAGGCCGCCAACGGGAACGGCAATGGCAGCGGCAACGGTAAGAGCGAAGCTGAAGCGCACGGCGAATTGAGCCGCCACAAGCCGACGACGTATCAGTAG